The Anaerosoma tenue genome has a window encoding:
- a CDS encoding bifunctional riboflavin kinase/FAD synthetase, translating into MTEVVWHRTEHGHVGETAVALGVFDGVHIGHQTLIRDAVEAAHDEGLSCCVVTFDRDPDQVVTPRRAAPQLTTLEDKLALIAELGPDVVLVVPFDSTLAAVSPESFIDDVLMRMLTPRIVIVGEDFRFGARAAGDVSTLRACGVRDGFEVIAHELVMRDGAPVTSTRIRGLVAAGDVASAAALLGRPHRLSGVVVGGRSRGRRLGAPTANLSFDDRMALPGPGVYAARVRHGTDAYRAAVSIGLPPTFTDATSRFEAHLLDFDGDLYGAALVVEFIERIGEHRRYASEDQLALAISDFVAQVRRHVGL; encoded by the coding sequence ATGACAGAGGTCGTGTGGCACCGGACCGAACACGGACACGTCGGTGAGACCGCAGTGGCGCTCGGCGTCTTCGATGGTGTGCACATCGGCCACCAGACACTCATTCGCGATGCCGTGGAGGCCGCCCATGACGAGGGTCTGTCGTGCTGTGTCGTCACCTTCGACCGGGACCCCGACCAGGTCGTGACGCCGCGCCGTGCGGCGCCTCAGCTGACAACGCTAGAAGACAAGCTCGCCCTCATAGCCGAGCTCGGTCCGGACGTCGTCCTCGTCGTACCGTTCGACTCGACCCTCGCGGCGGTGTCACCCGAATCGTTCATCGACGACGTGCTCATGCGGATGCTGACTCCACGCATCGTGATCGTAGGAGAGGACTTCCGTTTCGGCGCACGGGCCGCCGGAGACGTCTCCACGCTCAGGGCCTGCGGTGTGAGGGACGGCTTCGAGGTCATCGCTCACGAACTGGTGATGCGCGATGGCGCCCCGGTGACGTCCACACGCATACGCGGGCTCGTGGCCGCCGGCGATGTCGCGTCCGCCGCCGCTCTGCTGGGACGGCCTCACCGTCTCTCCGGTGTGGTCGTCGGGGGACGCTCAAGGGGTCGACGCCTGGGCGCTCCGACGGCAAACCTCTCCTTCGATGACCGGATGGCGCTGCCGGGTCCCGGCGTCTATGCCGCACGGGTGCGCCACGGCACGGACGCCTACCGCGCCGCGGTCTCGATCGGACTGCCGCCGACGTTCACGGATGCCACCTCGCGGTTCGAGGCCCACCTCCTGGACTTCGACGGCGACCTGTACGGCGCCGCGCTCGTGGTCGAGTTCATCGAGCGGATCGGGGAGCACCGGCGCTATGCGAGCGAGGACCAGCTTGCGCTCGCGATCAGCGACTTCGTCGCGCAGGTACGTCGCCACGTCGGACTCTGA
- the rpsO gene encoding 30S ribosomal protein S15, which yields MALEKDVKSAIVAEHARTEGDTGSAEVQIALLSQRIRDLTEHLRTHKHDHHCRRGLLKLVGQRRRLLNYLKKNDIERYRAIVAKLGLRN from the coding sequence ATGGCACTCGAGAAGGACGTCAAGTCCGCTATCGTCGCCGAGCACGCCCGCACCGAGGGCGACACCGGCTCCGCAGAGGTTCAGATCGCGCTCCTTTCGCAGCGCATCCGCGATCTCACCGAGCACCTCCGCACTCACAAGCACGACCATCACTGCCGTCGGGGGCTGCTGAAGCTCGTCGGCCAGCGCAGGCGTCTGCTCAACTACCTCAAGAAGAACGACATCGAGAGATACCGCGCCATCGTCGCGAAGCTTGGGCTCCGCAACTAG
- a CDS encoding polyribonucleotide nucleotidyltransferase encodes MGKVTEKFELYGQEYTLETGELAKQAGGAVLVRQGDSVVLVTGTASREPKDLDFFPLTVDFEERMYAAGRLPGGFIKRESRPSEKAILTARMIDRPIRSAFADGFRNDVQVIVTALSADQEHQIDVISIMGASAALMAAGIPFEGPLAGVRISRDESGEFLVNPTFDDAEASDLDLVVAGSRDAIYMVEAGANEVSEEDMLAALTFAQEAIGEFCAVQERFLAKLDITPMDVKIDEPPADLRDRIFSEGAEKMKAALHNPDKHARMDAVAAVKEELKGLFDEAELSANTKHIKGLLKALEKKTMREMVLEEGERADGRSVTEIRPITCAVDYLPTAHGTGLFTRGQTQVLSVLTLGMLNEWQRLDTIDVAEGKRYIHHYNFPPFCTGETGFMRGPKRRDIGHGALAERALLPMVPAEEDFPYTIRIVSEVLESNGSSSMASVCGSTLALMDAGVPIKAPVSGIAMGLIKEGDRYAVLSDIQGLEDFLGDMDFKVAGTEAGITALQMDNKAKGLSVEILSEALTQAKDGRAHILGKMLDTLDAPREELKDYAPRIITIKIPTDKIRDVIGPGGKVIKGLVEETGADIDVNDDGTIYVAARDARAIEAVDRIKAIVRDVEPGEKYTGRVVSIQPFGAFIELIPGKDGLLHISKMAKGRIAQVESVLNIGDEVEVIVQEIDDRGKVSLDLIEKFDVPEGAEAPAPRRDDRGDRGGHGGDRKPRRRH; translated from the coding sequence ATGGGAAAGGTAACTGAGAAGTTCGAACTGTACGGACAGGAGTACACGCTCGAGACCGGGGAGCTTGCCAAGCAGGCCGGCGGAGCGGTGCTCGTACGCCAGGGCGATAGCGTCGTCCTTGTCACCGGAACGGCAAGCAGGGAGCCGAAGGATCTTGACTTCTTTCCGCTGACAGTCGATTTCGAAGAACGCATGTACGCCGCCGGGCGTCTGCCGGGCGGCTTCATCAAGCGTGAGAGCCGGCCGAGCGAGAAGGCCATCCTCACCGCCCGCATGATCGACCGTCCGATCCGCTCGGCGTTCGCCGACGGATTCCGCAACGACGTCCAGGTCATCGTCACCGCGCTCTCGGCGGACCAGGAGCATCAGATCGACGTCATCTCCATCATGGGGGCCTCGGCTGCCCTCATGGCCGCCGGTATCCCGTTCGAGGGGCCTCTGGCTGGCGTACGGATCTCCCGCGATGAATCCGGTGAGTTCCTCGTGAACCCCACGTTCGATGATGCCGAGGCATCAGACCTGGACCTCGTGGTCGCCGGCAGCCGTGACGCGATCTACATGGTGGAAGCGGGCGCAAACGAAGTCTCCGAGGAGGATATGCTGGCAGCCCTCACGTTCGCCCAGGAGGCGATCGGCGAGTTCTGCGCAGTGCAGGAACGGTTCCTCGCGAAGCTCGACATCACGCCGATGGACGTCAAGATCGACGAACCGCCGGCCGACCTGCGCGACCGGATCTTCTCGGAAGGCGCCGAGAAGATGAAAGCCGCACTCCACAACCCTGACAAGCACGCGCGCATGGACGCCGTCGCCGCCGTCAAGGAGGAGCTGAAGGGCCTGTTCGACGAGGCTGAGCTGAGCGCGAACACCAAGCACATCAAGGGGCTTCTGAAGGCCCTCGAGAAGAAGACCATGCGTGAGATGGTCCTCGAAGAGGGCGAGCGGGCTGACGGACGCAGCGTGACCGAGATCCGGCCGATCACGTGCGCGGTCGACTACCTGCCTACCGCCCATGGAACCGGGCTCTTCACCCGTGGTCAGACGCAGGTCCTCTCGGTCCTCACGCTCGGCATGCTGAACGAGTGGCAGCGCCTGGACACCATCGACGTGGCCGAGGGCAAGCGCTACATCCACCACTACAACTTCCCGCCGTTCTGCACCGGCGAGACCGGGTTCATGCGCGGCCCGAAGCGTCGCGACATCGGACACGGGGCGCTCGCGGAACGTGCGCTGCTCCCCATGGTCCCGGCAGAGGAAGACTTCCCCTACACGATCCGCATCGTGTCCGAGGTGCTCGAGAGCAACGGCTCGAGCTCCATGGCGTCCGTCTGCGGTTCCACGCTGGCTCTCATGGACGCCGGTGTGCCGATCAAGGCGCCGGTCTCCGGCATCGCGATGGGTCTCATCAAGGAAGGCGACCGCTACGCCGTTCTCTCCGACATCCAGGGGCTTGAGGACTTCCTCGGCGACATGGACTTCAAAGTGGCCGGCACCGAGGCGGGCATCACCGCGCTCCAGATGGACAACAAGGCCAAGGGCCTCTCGGTGGAGATCCTCTCCGAGGCGCTCACGCAGGCCAAGGACGGCCGCGCCCACATCCTCGGCAAGATGCTCGACACCCTCGACGCACCGCGCGAGGAGCTCAAGGATTACGCGCCGCGGATCATCACCATCAAGATCCCGACCGACAAGATCCGTGACGTCATCGGCCCCGGCGGCAAGGTCATCAAGGGCCTTGTGGAGGAGACCGGAGCCGACATCGACGTGAATGATGACGGCACGATCTACGTCGCCGCCCGCGACGCGCGTGCGATCGAAGCGGTCGACCGGATCAAGGCGATCGTCCGTGACGTCGAGCCCGGCGAGAAGTACACCGGCCGCGTCGTCTCGATCCAGCCGTTCGGCGCGTTCATCGAGCTGATCCCCGGCAAGGACGGCCTCCTGCACATCTCCAAGATGGCCAAGGGCCGTATCGCGCAGGTCGAGTCGGTGCTGAACATCGGTGACGAGGTAGAGGTCATCGTCCAGGAGATCGACGACCGCGGGAAGGTCTCGCTCGACCTGATCGAGAAGTTCGACGTGCCGGAGGGCGCCGAGGCGCCCGCTCCACGTCGTGACGACCGCGGCGATCGTGGTGGCCACGGCGGCGACCGCAAGCCGCGCCGTCGGCACTAG
- a CDS encoding M16 family metallopeptidase, with product MTFYDKTVLDNGITVITEPMDTVRSVALGIWCAVGSRDETPQEAGMSHFMEHMMFKGTPTRTAAQISESFDRLGAELNAFTSKEYTCYYARLTDQHAPQAVDILSDMIVNASLAEDACRSEREVVLEEISRYEDQPDDQVHELFSQTLMPSHPLGLPVIGTRETVSGFGHDDAAAFHAGHYTTGNIVVAAAGAIDHAALVRMVSDHITLPAATRSERVHATPVTEPSLKVLTKDTEQAHIMWGVAGLPSRHEDRFILAVLDGILGGGMASRLFQEVREKRGLTYAIYSYHSHFQDTGDFAVYAGTRPDNAVQVIELIKAETEKLVKGEATADELDRVRESIKGQMILGLESTRNRMTRLGKSEVTQGELLSLDEIITRLDAVTLDDVQRLAQTLFNGDNALAIIAPFGEDAVAHLV from the coding sequence ATGACCTTCTACGACAAGACCGTCCTCGACAATGGGATCACGGTGATCACCGAACCCATGGATACGGTGCGCTCCGTCGCGCTCGGCATCTGGTGCGCAGTGGGCAGCCGTGACGAGACGCCGCAGGAAGCCGGGATGTCCCACTTCATGGAGCACATGATGTTCAAAGGCACCCCCACCCGCACAGCGGCGCAGATCTCCGAATCGTTCGACCGCCTGGGCGCCGAGCTCAACGCGTTCACGAGCAAGGAGTACACCTGCTACTACGCTCGGCTCACCGACCAGCACGCGCCCCAGGCCGTCGACATCCTCTCGGACATGATCGTCAACGCGTCGCTGGCCGAGGACGCATGCCGCTCCGAACGTGAGGTCGTGCTGGAGGAGATATCCCGCTACGAGGACCAGCCGGACGACCAGGTGCACGAACTCTTCTCGCAGACCCTCATGCCCTCTCATCCGCTCGGACTGCCGGTCATCGGCACGAGGGAGACGGTCAGCGGCTTCGGTCACGACGACGCGGCCGCCTTCCATGCGGGCCACTACACCACCGGCAACATCGTGGTCGCCGCCGCCGGCGCCATCGACCATGCGGCGCTCGTGCGGATGGTCTCGGACCACATCACCCTCCCCGCGGCCACACGCTCCGAGCGGGTCCACGCGACCCCGGTGACGGAGCCGAGCCTGAAGGTCCTCACCAAGGACACCGAGCAGGCGCACATCATGTGGGGCGTCGCCGGTCTGCCCTCGCGTCACGAGGACCGCTTCATCCTCGCCGTCCTCGACGGGATCCTCGGAGGCGGCATGGCCTCCCGTCTGTTCCAGGAAGTGCGGGAGAAGCGCGGTCTCACGTACGCGATCTACTCGTATCACAGCCATTTCCAGGACACCGGGGACTTCGCCGTATACGCTGGCACCCGTCCCGACAACGCGGTCCAGGTGATCGAACTGATCAAGGCCGAGACTGAGAAGCTGGTGAAGGGCGAGGCAACCGCCGACGAACTCGACCGCGTTCGCGAGTCGATCAAGGGGCAGATGATCCTGGGTCTGGAAAGCACGCGCAACCGCATGACGCGCCTGGGCAAGTCGGAGGTGACCCAGGGGGAGCTGCTCTCGCTGGACGAGATCATCACACGCCTGGATGCGGTCACACTCGACGACGTCCAGCGTCTCGCGCAGACGCTCTTCAACGGTGACAACGCACTCGCCATCATCGCCCCGTTCGGCGAAGATGCTGTCGCACACCTCGTGTAA
- the dapB gene encoding 4-hydroxy-tetrahydrodipicolinate reductase, whose translation MITVLVSGAAGRMGSEVVRAVSAEDDLRLVAAVDPAHAGEQVQDSPGLAYAGDLAETLEATRPDVMVDFTHPSVVAGNIETALARGVHCVVGTTGLPVQTLEDLAARARDDACLFVAPNFAIGAVLMMRFAAEAARFMPHVEIVELHHDRKADAPSGTALRTAGLIAAARDHVPESPGRETEIADGARGALVDDVTIHSVRLPGLVAHQEVLFGGQGQTLSLRHDSIDRTSFMPGVILAVRKVTGRNGLIVGLERLMEE comes from the coding sequence GTGATCACGGTCCTGGTAAGCGGCGCCGCAGGCCGCATGGGGAGCGAGGTCGTCCGCGCCGTCTCGGCGGAGGACGATCTTCGCCTCGTGGCGGCTGTGGATCCCGCGCACGCGGGCGAGCAGGTGCAGGATTCCCCCGGTCTCGCGTACGCCGGTGACCTGGCCGAGACGCTCGAGGCCACCCGGCCCGACGTGATGGTGGACTTCACCCACCCGTCGGTGGTCGCGGGCAACATCGAGACGGCGCTAGCTCGCGGCGTCCACTGCGTGGTGGGCACCACAGGTCTCCCTGTGCAGACGCTCGAAGACCTCGCCGCGCGCGCGAGAGACGACGCCTGCCTCTTCGTCGCACCCAACTTCGCCATCGGAGCGGTCCTGATGATGCGCTTCGCCGCCGAAGCGGCACGGTTCATGCCTCACGTCGAGATCGTGGAGCTGCATCATGACCGCAAGGCCGACGCTCCCAGCGGCACCGCGCTCAGAACGGCCGGGCTCATCGCAGCGGCACGCGACCATGTGCCTGAAAGCCCGGGTCGCGAGACGGAGATCGCCGACGGCGCTCGTGGCGCGCTCGTCGATGACGTCACCATCCACTCGGTGCGTCTTCCGGGGCTCGTAGCTCACCAGGAGGTCCTCTTCGGTGGCCAGGGCCAGACGCTGTCCCTGCGCCACGACTCCATCGACCGCACCAGCTTCATGCCCGGCGTCATCCTCGCCGTACGGAAGGTCACCGGCAGGAACGGGCTCATCGTCGGCCTCGAACGGCTCATGGAGGAGTGA
- a CDS encoding aspartate kinase codes for MTASDIIVMKFGGTSVARPEGRSAIAARVTEALERDASPVVVVSAMGRAGAPYATDTLLGLIGSLPSDPRERDLLASTGEVVSAVIVAHELRHAGIDALAMTGAEAGIGTDGTFENATITEIHPAAVIAAIDARQVPVIAGFQGVGPDGRVTTLGRGGSDTTACALGVALGADAVEIYTDVDGVMTADPRSCGAAMVLERLSADELFQMARHGSRVVHTPAAELALSSGLSVRVRNTYSDHPGTVVADIASYRPSSVATAVSHSVGIARIRVTIPGEDDGAAHMDALTRVFRAMADAGVSLDMFTPSTTTLLFTVREQDVPRACSVLEACGLTYELRQGLAKVTLIGAGMHGVPGVMARVAESLAEAGVNLLQTADSHTTISVLVPADEAVIAVSALHDAFDLSS; via the coding sequence GTGACCGCGTCCGATATCATCGTCATGAAGTTCGGTGGGACGTCCGTGGCGCGTCCCGAGGGACGCTCAGCGATCGCGGCCCGGGTGACCGAGGCGCTCGAGCGTGACGCATCGCCCGTGGTCGTCGTCTCGGCCATGGGACGTGCTGGCGCCCCGTATGCCACGGACACGCTTCTTGGTCTGATCGGGTCGCTGCCGTCGGACCCGCGTGAACGGGATCTGCTCGCATCGACAGGCGAGGTGGTCTCCGCGGTCATCGTCGCACACGAACTCCGTCACGCGGGCATCGATGCCCTCGCGATGACCGGCGCCGAGGCCGGTATCGGCACCGACGGCACGTTCGAGAACGCCACGATCACCGAGATCCATCCCGCGGCGGTCATCGCCGCCATCGATGCGCGCCAGGTGCCGGTCATCGCCGGTTTCCAGGGCGTGGGACCCGACGGCCGCGTCACCACCCTCGGCCGCGGCGGAAGCGACACCACCGCGTGCGCGCTCGGCGTGGCACTCGGCGCCGACGCGGTCGAGATCTACACCGACGTCGATGGTGTCATGACCGCGGATCCCAGGTCGTGCGGCGCCGCCATGGTTCTCGAACGCCTCAGCGCTGACGAGTTGTTCCAGATGGCGCGACACGGATCACGCGTCGTGCACACGCCCGCGGCCGAGCTCGCGCTTTCCAGCGGCCTGTCGGTACGGGTGCGCAACACGTACAGCGATCACCCGGGGACCGTAGTCGCCGACATCGCTTCGTATCGGCCCTCGTCGGTGGCGACCGCCGTGTCGCACTCAGTGGGGATCGCCCGCATCCGTGTCACCATCCCCGGAGAGGACGACGGTGCCGCCCACATGGATGCGCTCACCCGGGTGTTCCGTGCGATGGCGGATGCCGGTGTATCGCTCGATATGTTCACCCCGTCCACCACCACGCTGCTGTTCACCGTGCGAGAGCAGGACGTGCCCCGTGCATGTTCCGTGCTGGAGGCGTGCGGATTGACCTACGAACTGCGACAGGGACTTGCGAAGGTCACCCTGATCGGCGCAGGCATGCACGGAGTACCGGGTGTCATGGCGCGCGTGGCGGAGTCGCTCGCGGAGGCGGGCGTCAACCTCCTCCAGACAGCGGACAGTCACACCAC